In Pseudoalteromonas sp. MM1, a single window of DNA contains:
- a CDS encoding haloalkane dehalogenase, translating to MTIKALRTPEERFSVLPAFPYQPQYVDDLEGYDSLRMAYIDEGDKSAEYTFLCLHGEPSWSYLYRKMIPVFTEAGHRVIAPDLFGFGRSDKPVDESVYNFEFHRNSLIKLIEHLDLKNVVLVCQDWGGFLGLTLPMDMQDRFKKLIVMNTGIGTGEPLTEAAKQWIGFCTTVPEIPVGGLFASDAGAAVNPMDIVAYDAPFPDNSYKAGVRKFPKMIPTDANNDAVRYGLRAIEYWSNTWEGDSFMAIGMKDVVLGEPAMMALKNVIKGCPEPMKIAESGHFVQEYGVEVAEQALAHFGLNN from the coding sequence ATGACGATTAAAGCACTAAGAACGCCAGAAGAACGTTTTTCAGTATTACCCGCGTTTCCTTACCAGCCGCAGTATGTGGATGATCTGGAAGGGTATGATTCTCTACGCATGGCGTATATTGACGAGGGAGACAAGTCGGCTGAGTACACATTTCTTTGTTTGCATGGCGAGCCGTCCTGGAGTTACCTCTATCGTAAGATGATCCCTGTTTTCACTGAAGCAGGGCACCGCGTCATTGCACCAGATCTGTTTGGGTTTGGCCGTTCAGACAAGCCTGTTGATGAATCTGTTTACAATTTTGAGTTTCACAGAAACAGCCTAATTAAATTGATTGAGCATTTAGATCTCAAGAATGTGGTATTGGTGTGCCAGGATTGGGGTGGTTTTCTAGGGCTGACCCTACCTATGGATATGCAAGACAGGTTCAAAAAACTTATCGTTATGAATACGGGTATAGGAACTGGTGAGCCGCTAACCGAAGCCGCAAAACAGTGGATTGGCTTTTGCACCACTGTGCCAGAAATCCCGGTCGGTGGTTTGTTTGCTAGTGATGCGGGGGCTGCTGTAAACCCTATGGATATTGTAGCTTATGACGCACCTTTCCCAGACAACAGCTATAAAGCAGGTGTAAGGAAGTTTCCTAAAATGATCCCTACCGATGCAAACAATGATGCCGTTAGGTATGGTCTACGGGCTATTGAGTACTGGTCGAACACCTGGGAGGGTGATAGCTTCATGGCAATAGGCATGAAGGATGTGGTACTTGGCGAACCCGCGATGATGGCCCTAAAAAATGTGATTAAAGGCTGTCCTGAGCCAATGAAAATAGCCGAATCCGGCCACTTTGTTCAGGAATACGGCGTTGAAGTGGCAGAGCAAGCTCTCGCTCATTTTGGTCTGAATAATTAG
- a CDS encoding TetR/AcrR family transcriptional regulator, protein MAGRKRSFDRDIALDKAMRLFWNNGFAATSVSNLTSELGINTPSLYAAFGNKEQLFKEVIAHYIAKHTEPCYRHITEPSDLPFVEKLRACFYELIQEFSDADTPLGCLLVKSVNESDSVAFPEEATAYIKQFGFKTLHMITTLIESEGVITESATAELQAKYLLSVLYGLSTQVRAGESRQVAESIMDYALNTLQANDAS, encoded by the coding sequence ATGGCCGGAAGAAAAAGATCGTTTGATAGAGATATCGCCCTTGATAAGGCAATGCGTTTATTTTGGAACAACGGCTTTGCAGCGACATCTGTTTCGAATCTAACATCAGAGTTAGGCATTAATACACCCAGCTTATATGCCGCTTTTGGTAATAAAGAGCAGCTATTCAAAGAAGTGATCGCGCATTACATCGCAAAACACACTGAACCGTGTTATCGGCATATCACTGAACCTTCTGACCTCCCTTTTGTAGAAAAGCTACGAGCGTGTTTCTATGAGTTGATTCAAGAGTTTTCAGATGCTGATACCCCGCTAGGATGCTTATTAGTAAAAAGCGTGAATGAATCTGACAGCGTAGCCTTTCCTGAAGAAGCAACGGCATACATCAAACAATTTGGGTTTAAAACCCTACACATGATCACTACCTTGATTGAGTCTGAGGGGGTAATAACCGAGTCTGCAACGGCAGAACTGCAGGCAAAATACCTATTGTCGGTTCTTTATGGCCTTTCTACTCAGGTTCGGGCGGGAGAGTCACGACAGGTTGCAGAATCGATCATGGACTATGCACTCAATACGCTACAGGCCAATGACGCAAGCTAG
- a CDS encoding SDR family oxidoreductase, which produces MSFNIVNKVVFITGANRGIGKSITEHFIEQGAKKVYLAVRNPNSTKALEEQYGDKVETIQVDITDEASILAAAKKATDVDVVINNAGIISTVPPLAGNALDTLKEEIEVNVYGLMRVAKAFEATLIAKQGALVQLNSVASLKNYLDMSTYCTSKAASYSLTQGLRYHFKPHNVSVVSVHPGVVATDMADITGFSDIASSPQVVPVGILAALDAGEFHVFPDAVAKQIEVGFQSYADNVIMQDFAG; this is translated from the coding sequence ATGTCATTCAACATAGTAAACAAGGTCGTCTTCATCACTGGTGCTAACCGAGGTATTGGGAAAAGTATTACTGAGCACTTTATTGAACAAGGCGCGAAGAAAGTGTACTTAGCGGTTCGAAACCCAAATTCAACCAAGGCACTAGAAGAGCAATATGGTGATAAAGTAGAGACAATTCAAGTTGATATTACCGATGAAGCATCTATTTTAGCAGCCGCTAAAAAAGCAACGGATGTTGATGTTGTTATTAATAACGCAGGGATTATTTCGACAGTGCCGCCTCTGGCAGGCAATGCGCTTGATACTTTGAAAGAAGAGATAGAAGTGAATGTCTATGGGCTAATGCGTGTTGCTAAAGCATTTGAAGCAACTTTAATTGCAAAGCAAGGTGCACTGGTGCAATTAAACTCGGTCGCTTCACTGAAAAATTATTTGGATATGTCAACATACTGCACATCAAAAGCGGCATCTTACTCTCTTACGCAGGGTTTGCGCTATCATTTTAAGCCACATAATGTGAGTGTGGTGAGTGTTCATCCTGGTGTAGTTGCAACAGATATGGCAGATATTACAGGTTTTAGTGATATTGCATCATCGCCACAAGTTGTGCCTGTTGGTATTCTTGCAGCGTTGGATGCGGGCGAATTTCACGTATTCCCGGATGCCGTTGCAAAACAGATAGAAGTAGGTTTTCAATCTTACGCTGACAACGTCATCATGCAAGACTTTGCAGGATAA
- a CDS encoding SDR family oxidoreductase — MKTVVITGSSSGFGKMSAKQFADKGHKVYAAMRNADSKNLEVKSELQSYSENIVVVDMDVSSEDSVNAAIAQIMQKEQAIDVLLNNAGIMHMGVTEAFSVEQAQQLMDTNFYGVIRTVQAVAPHMRKAGKGLIINTTSVVGRVSWPFTGTYSASKAAVEAYSQSLKFELAPSGVEVVIVEPGPSGTNLAGSFKPEAHAQVVAENPQLKAIIDNMIGSFDQVLQDPKTDPQHVVDAYLKLVDMEHGTRPTRTVIGLVNNVDKINDFFQPLQDQVISDFQLDFMLETKVNG; from the coding sequence ATGAAAACAGTAGTAATTACAGGTAGTAGCAGTGGTTTTGGTAAAATGTCCGCAAAGCAGTTTGCTGATAAAGGGCACAAAGTTTACGCAGCAATGCGCAATGCAGACAGTAAAAACCTAGAAGTAAAGAGTGAGCTGCAATCTTACTCAGAAAATATCGTTGTGGTTGATATGGATGTGTCAAGTGAAGACTCAGTCAATGCAGCAATTGCACAAATCATGCAAAAAGAACAAGCGATTGATGTGCTTCTCAACAATGCGGGTATTATGCACATGGGCGTAACAGAAGCATTTAGTGTTGAGCAGGCACAGCAATTGATGGACACCAATTTCTACGGCGTTATCCGCACTGTACAAGCTGTTGCACCACATATGCGTAAAGCAGGCAAAGGCCTCATCATCAATACCACGTCTGTTGTTGGTCGCGTATCATGGCCGTTTACGGGTACTTATAGCGCGAGTAAAGCGGCAGTAGAAGCGTACTCTCAGAGCCTGAAATTTGAACTAGCGCCAAGTGGTGTTGAGGTAGTGATTGTTGAACCAGGCCCATCAGGTACTAATTTAGCCGGCTCATTTAAACCAGAAGCTCACGCGCAAGTGGTTGCAGAAAACCCACAGCTAAAAGCGATCATCGACAACATGATTGGCTCTTTCGATCAAGTTTTGCAAGACCCTAAAACCGATCCACAACACGTGGTTGATGCATACTTGAAACTGGTGGATATGGAGCACGGCACTCGCCCAACACGTACAGTCATTGGCCTGGTGAACAATGTGGATAAAATCAACGATTTCTTCCAGCCACTTCAAGACCAAGTGATCAGCGATTTCCAACTGGATTTCATGTTAGAAACAAAAGTGAACGGTTAA